In the genome of Epinephelus lanceolatus isolate andai-2023 chromosome 18, ASM4190304v1, whole genome shotgun sequence, one region contains:
- the LOC117268576 gene encoding ferritin, middle subunit → MESQVRQNYHRDCEAAVNRMVNMELFASYTYTSMAFYFSRDDVALKGFSHFFKENSDEEREHAEKLLSFQNKRGGRIFLQDVKKPDRDEWGSGLEAMQCALQLEKNVNQALLDLHKLASDHVDPHLCDFLETHYLNEQVEAIKKLGDYITNLSRMDAHNNKMAEYLFDKHTLGGSS, encoded by the exons ATGGAGTCCCAGGTGCGTCAGAACTACCACCGCGACTGCGAGGCCGCCGTCAACCGGATGGTGAACATGGAGCTTTTCGCCTCCTACACCTACACCTCCATG GCCTTCTACTTCTCCCGTGACGATGTGGCCCTGAAAGGCTTCTCCCACTTCTTCAAGGAGAACAGCGACGAGGAGAGGGAGCACGCCGAGAAGCTGCTGTCCTTCCAGAACAAGAGAGGAGGACGCATCTTCCTCCAGGACGTCAAG AAACCGGACCGTGATGAGTGGGGGAGCGGGCTGGAGGCCATGCAGTGCGCCCTGCAGCTGGAGAAGAACGTcaaccaggctctgctggatcTCCACAAGCTGGCTTCTGATCATGTCGACCCTCAT cTGTGTGACTTCCTGGAGACCCACTACCTGAACGAGCAGGTGGAGGCCATCAAGAAGCTGGGTGATTACATCACCAACCTGTCCCGCATGGACGCCCACAACAACAAGATGGCGGAGTACCTGTTCGACAAGCACACCCTGGGGGGCAGCAGCTAA